In Pseudomonas flavescens, the sequence AAAATATGACTGAACGGTCAGTCTTTGCCGGGAGGGAAAGTGGCGTGGAGCGGAGAAATGCAGCCACCTCCCCCCGCTGTGGCAGAGGGAGGTGCGCGGCGTCAAGGTGCCTTGTTGGCCTCGGCAGCCGCCTTGCGGCGCGCCCGGCGAGACAACATGTTGAGCCCTTCGATGATGGCGGAGAATGCCATCGCGGCGTAGATGTAGCCCTTCGGCACGTGAGCGCCGAAGCCTTCGGCGATCAGCGTCATGCCGATCATGATGAGGAAGCCCAGGGCCAGCATCACCACGGTCGGGTTGTTGGCGATGAAGCGCGCCAGCGGGTTGGCAGCGACCAGCATCACGGTAACGGCGGCGACCACGGCGATGACCATGATCGGCACGTGCGGCGTCATGCCCACGGCGGTGATGATGCTGTCGACCGAGAACACCAGGTCGAGCAGCAGGATCTGCACGATGGCGGCGCTGAAACCCAGGGTAGCGGTACGGCCGACGAACATGTCGCCTTCCGGCTCCGGGTCCATGGAGTGATGGATTTCCTTGGTCGCCTTCCAGAGCAGGAACAGGCCACCGGCGATGAGGATGATGTCCTTCCAGGAGAACGCCTGGCCGAACAGCTCGATCACCGGTTCCACCAGTTGGACGATCCACGCCACGGTGCCCAATAGGCCCAGACGCAGAACCAGCGCCGCACCAATACCCAAGCGCCGCGCTTTTTCACGCTGATGCTCGGGTAGCTTGTTGGTGAGGATGGAGATGAAGATCAGGTTGTCGATGCCGAGTACCACTTCCATTACCACCAGAG encodes:
- a CDS encoding TerC family protein, coding for MDYLLQLASDPTAWVALATLVVMEVVLGIDNLIFISILTNKLPEHQREKARRLGIGAALVLRLGLLGTVAWIVQLVEPVIELFGQAFSWKDIILIAGGLFLLWKATKEIHHSMDPEPEGDMFVGRTATLGFSAAIVQILLLDLVFSVDSIITAVGMTPHVPIMVIAVVAAVTVMLVAANPLARFIANNPTVVMLALGFLIMIGMTLIAEGFGAHVPKGYIYAAMAFSAIIEGLNMLSRRARRKAAAEANKAP